The following are encoded in a window of Gossypium raimondii isolate GPD5lz chromosome 13, ASM2569854v1, whole genome shotgun sequence genomic DNA:
- the LOC105783945 gene encoding ABC transporter C family member 3 → MKKVGPKPILMIRNNKGKGKAKVQTKPKGKGRPKLGKVKVALKPKGRVAKEGNCFPYGVTGHWKRNCPIYLEEVKKVKISGTFALAMFKSIRILLAIAVFHDYEIWQMNIKTAFLNRNLEEDVYVTQPLSIQMMLESFLYYGLFFLSLYQSHVSLKDHDFPGNLKRIELTKIETFYCSTKQNLVQNLKPKLNFSKNTKIKVNLFGSELALLMSLDTSFDFLLKPIFLHGFSAALHMVLLLFLLVLWVVNIVREAGEEGSKDTLRQRKVSWYKQTLGCCFAVSAFNIVLCLLSYFYQYRNGWSEEKLVTLSDYVLKILAWGAICVYLHCQFSNYGELKRFPFLLRIWSGFYFSFSCYSLVVDIVVLKKHASFPSQYLVSDVFSVITGFFLNMVAFFPRNEGEDALLEEPLLSGDSSVSNGVELSKKRGGDTVTPYSNAGIFSILTFSWMGPTIAAGNKKTLDLEDVPQLDSRDSVVGAFPKFRNRLEAADGEGTGVTTLKLVKALFFSVWKDILWTGLFVFMYTVASYVGPCLIDTFVQYLNGQRVFKNEGYLLVTAFFVAKLVECTSQRWWFFKLQQVGIRLRAVLIAMIYNKGLTLSCQSKQSQTSGEIINYMTVDAERVDDFSWYMHDLWMVPLQVTLALLILYKNLGLAAIAAFVTTILVMLANIPLGKMLEKFQDKLMKSKDERMKATSEILRNMRILKLQGWEMKFLSKIIGLRSVEEGWLKRFVYTNAMTSFLFWISPSFVSVATFGACILLGIPLESGKILSALATFRILQEPIYGLPDTISMIVQTKVSLDRIATFLRLDDLQPDAMEKLPRGSSNTTIEIVDGNFSWDLSSSSPTLKDINLKVFHGMRVAVCGTVGSGKSSLLSCILGEIPKISGTLKFCGTKAYVAQSPWIQSGKIEENILFGKAMDRERYDQVLEGCSLKKDLEILSFGDQTVIGERGINLSGGQKQRIQIARALYQDADIYLFDDPFSAVDAHTGSHLFKEVLLGILSSKTVIYVTHQVEFLPAADLILVMKNGSITQAGKYNDILNSGADFMELVGAHKKALSALDTVEAGSVSEKRVNEGDGASGSANGEMLKEGNENGKVDDVPKGQLVQEEEREKGRVGFSVYSKYITTAYGGALVPFILLAQILFQVFQIGSNYWMAWASPVSADVKPPVTNLTLIIVYLALAFASAFSVFARSMLLNTAGYKTATLLFKKMHLCIFRAPMLFFDSTPSGRILNRASTDQSVVDLTMPLLVGAFAFSVIQLLGIIAVMSQVAWQIFIIFIPVITTCIWYQQYYISSARELARLVGVCKAPVIQNFSETILGATTIRSFDQESRFQQKNMELMDAYSRPNFYVAGAMEWLCFRLDMLSSITFAFFLFFLISIPKGIIDPAIAGLAVTYGLNLNMLEAWVVRNICSMENRIISVERILQYSSIPSEPALVIETNRPDQSWPFCGEVHIHDLQVRYASHMPLVLRGLTCTFPGGLKTGIVGRTGSGKTTLIQTLFRIVEPAAGQIIIDGVSISSIGLHDLRLRLSIIPQDPTMFEGTVRSNLDPLEEYTDEQIWEVLDKCQLGDEVRKKEGKLESSVSENGENWSMGQRQLVCLGRVLLKKSKILVLDEATASVDTATDNLIQTTLREHFCDCTVITIAHRITSVVNSDMVLLLSQGVIEEYDSPARLLENKSSSFAQLVAEYSMRSK, encoded by the exons TTTCCTTTACTATGGtctcttttttctctcattGTATCAATCTCATGTCTCTCTCAAAGATCACGACTTTCCTGGAAATCTTAAAAGAATAGAACTCACGAAAATAGAAACTTTCTACTGCTCAACCAAACAAAATCTTGTGCAGAACCTAAAACCCAAGCTTAACTTCagtaaaaataccaaaataaaagtgaatCTTTTTGGTTCCGAGTTAGCGTTACTCATGAGTTTAGATACTagttttgattttctcctaaaaccCATTTTTCTTCATGGGTTTTCTGCAGCACTGCACATGGTTTTGTTGCTTTTCTTGTTGGTCTTATGGGTAGTGAACATAGTTAGAGAAGCTGGTGAGGAAGGTTCAAAGGACACGTTAAGGCAAAGGAAGGTTTCGTGGTATAAGCAAACTTTAGGCTGTTGTTTTGCTGTTTCAGCTTTTAATATTGTCCTGTGTTTGCTAAGTTATTTTTATCAGTATAGAAATGGTTGGTCTGAGGAGAAGTTAGTAACTCTTTCTGACTATGTGCTGAAAATCCTTGCTTGGGGTGCGATATGTGTTTATTTGCATTGTCAATTCTCCAATTACGGTGAACTGAAAAGGTTCCCGTTTTTGTTGAGAATTTGGtcgggtttttatttttcattttcttgttaTAGTCTTGTTGTAGACATTGTTGTTCTAAAAAAACATGCGTCTTTCCCAAGCCAGTATTTAGTATCCGATGTTTTTTCTGTTATTACTGGTTTTTTCCTAAATATGGTGGCGTTTTTCCCTAGAAATGAGGGTGAAGATGCCCTCCTTGAGGAACCTCTCTTGAGTGGAGATTCTAGTGTCAGTAATGGTGTAGAGTTGAGTAAGAAAAGAGGGGGTGATACTGTAACTCCATATTCCAATGCTGGCATTTTCAGCATTCTTACATTTTCATGGATGGGACCTACCATTGCTGCAGGCAATAAGAAAACTTTAGACCTTGAGGATGTTCCTCAGCTGGATAGCAGGGACAGTGTCGTTGGGGCATTTCCGAAATTTAGAAACAGGCTTGAGGCAGCTGATGGTGAGGGAACTGGAGTTACGACACTTAAGTTGGTAAAGGCATTGTTTTTCTCAGTTTGGAAAGATATTCTTTGGACaggtttgtttgtttttatgtaCACTGTGGCTTCATATGTTGGCCCCTGTCTCATTGACACTTTTGTTCAGTACTTGAATGGGCAACGGGTGTTTAAAAATGAAGGGTATCTTTTGGTTACTGCTTTCTTTGTTGCAAAGCTTGTAGAGTGTACATCTCAGAGGTGGTGGTTCTTTAAGTTGCAGCAAGTTGGAATTAGGTTGAGAGCAGTGTTGATTGCAATGATTTATAATAAGGGTTTAACTCTTTCATGCCAGTCAAAGCAGAGCCAGACCAGCGGAGAGATCATCAATTATATGACTGTTGATGCAGAGAGGGTGGATGACTTTAGTTGGTACATGCATGATCTATGGATGGTACCTTTGCAAGTTACATTAGCCTTGTTGATCTTGTATAAAAATCTCGGGCTAGCAGCCATTGCAGCTTTTGTCACAACAATACTTGTTATGTTGGCAAACATTCCTTTGGGGAAAATGCTAGAGAAATTTCAGGACAAGTTGATGAAATCAAAAGATGAACGGATGAAGGCCACATCTGAAATTTTGAGGAACATGAGAATTCTCAAACTTCAGGGTTGGGAAATGAAGTTTTTGTCAAAGATTATCGGGCTAAGGAGCGTTGAGGAAGGATGGTTAAAAAGATTTGTTTATACTAATGCTATGACCAGCTTTCTTTTCTGGATTTCACCGTCGTTTGTATCTGTAGCCACTTTTGGTGCTTGTATACTTTTAGGCATCCCACTGGAGTCAGGGAAGATACTATCTGCACTTGCAACATTCCGGATCCTTCAAGAACCTATTTACGGTCTTCCTGACACGATTTCAATGATAGTTCAGACAAAGGTGTCTCTTGATAGAATTGCAACCTTCCTTCGGCTTGATGACTTGCAGCCTGATGCTATGGAGAAGCTCCCAAGAGGTAGTTCCAATACAACAATTGAAATTGTTGATGGCAATTTCTCATGGGACTTGTCTTCTTCCTCTCCAACACTAAAAGACATAAATCTGAAAGTTTTCCATGGTATGAGGGTTGCTGTTTGTGGTACAGTTGGCTCTGGCAAGTCGAGTTTACTTTCCTGTATTTTGGGAGAAATACCCAAAATATCTGGAACTCTTAAGTTCTGTGGTACAAAAGCCTATGTTGCTCAGTCACCTTGGATACAAAGTGGCAAGATCGAAGAGAACATATTATTTGGTAAGGCGATGGACAGGGAAAGGTACGACCAAGTGCTTGAAGGTTGTAGCCTTAAGAAGGATCTTGAAATCCTCTCATTCGGTGATCAGACAGTTATAGGTGAGAGGGGAATTAATTTGAGCGGTGGACAAAAGCAAAGAATACAGATTGCACGTGCTCTATACCAAGATGCTGATATATATCTTTTTGATGATCCTTTTAGTGCTGTCGATGCTCATACGGGCTCTCATTTATTTAAG GAAGTTTTACTTGGCATTTTGAGTTCAAAAACAGTGATATATGTCACTCATCAAGTTGAATTTTTACCAGCTGCTGATCTAATCCTG gtGATGAAAAATGGGAGTATTACACAAGCTGGAAAGTATAATGACATTCTGAATTCAGGTGCTGATTTTATGGAACTTGTGGGTGCACATAAGAAAGCATTGTCAGCCCTCGATACTGTTGAGGCAGGATCTGTTTCTGAAAAACGTGTCAACGAAGGAGATGGTGCTTCAGGAAGTGCCAATGGGGAAATGCTGAAAGAAGGTAACGAGAATGGTAAAGTAGATGATGTGCCAAAAGGACAGCTTGTCCAAGAAGAAGAGCGAGAGAAAGGAAGAGTTGGGTTTTCAGTCTACTCGAAGTATATCACAACAGCTTATGGAGGAGCTCTTGTACCTTTTATATTGCTGGCACAGATTCTATTTCAGGTTTTTCAAATTGGAAGCAATTATTGGATGGCTTGGGCATCTCCTGTGTCTGCCGATGTCAAACCTCCTGTTACCAACCTTACGCTAATTATTGTCTATTTAGCTTTGGCCTTTGCAAGTGCTTTTTCTGTCTTTGCCAGATCCATGCTTCTTAATACAGCTGGATATAAAACAGCCACTCTTCTTTTCAAAAAGATGCATTTATGCATTTTCCGTGCCCCCATGTTGTTCTTTGATTCCACACCTAGTGGAAGAATCCTAAACAGA GCCTCTACAGATCAAAGTGTAGTGGATTTGACCATGCCATTACTAGTCGGGGCATTCGCCTTTTCAGTTATCCAACTCCTTGGAATCATTGCCGTCATGTCTCAGGTTGCTTGGCAgatctttatcatttttataccTGTGATCACTACCTGTATTTGGTATCAG CAATATTACATATCTTCTGCTCGAGAGCTTGCACGGTTGGTTGGAGTATGCAAAGCTCCAGTAATACAGAACTTTTCCGAAACAATTCTAGGGGCAACAACTATCAGGAGCTTTGATCAAGAATCAAGATTCCAGCAGAAGAACATGGAACTAATGGATGCTTATTCTCGTCCAAATTTTTATGTTGCTGGTGCAATGGAATGGCTGTGCTTCCGCCTCGACATGTTATCTTCTATTACTTTTgccttttttttgttctttttgatcTCTATACCTAAGGGAATTATTGATCCGG CCATTGCGGGTTTAGCTGTGACATATGGGCTCAATCTAAATATGTTGGAAGCTTGGGTAGTAAGGAATATTTGCAGTATGGAGAATCGAATTATATCTGTTGAGAGAATTCTTCAGTACAGTAGCATCCCTAGTGAGCCTGCCCTTGTAATAGAAACTAATAGGCCGGACCAATCTTGGCCATTTTGTGGAGAAGTTCATATTCATGATCTGCAG GTGAGGTACGCCTCGCACATGCCACTTGTCTTACGAGGTCTGACGTGCACATTTCCTGGAGGTTTGAAAACCGGCATTGTAGGGCGAACAGGCAGTGGCAAAACAACTCTCATACAAACACTGTTCCGAATTGTTGAACCTGCAGCAGGCCAGATTATAATTGATGGTGTCAGTATCTCATCAATTGGACTGCATGATTTGCGGTTAAGACTCAGCATCATTCCTCAGGATCCTACCATGTTTGAAGGGACTGTACGAAGCAATTTGGACCCTCTCGAAGAGTACACAGATGAACAGATTTGGGAG GTGTTGGATAAGTGCCAACTTGGGGATGAAGTTAGAAAGAAGGAAGGCAAGCTAGAGTCTTCAG TTAGCGAAAATGGAGAGAATTGGAGTATGGGGCAAAGGCAGCTGGTCTGCCTTGGGCGTGTACTGCTCAAGAAAAGTAAGATCTTAGTACTTGATGAAGCAACGGCATCGGTTGATACAGCTACTGATAATCTGATTCAGACAACCTTAAGGGAGCACTTCTGTGACTGTACGGTCATAACAATTGCCCACCGAATAACTTCGGTTGTTAATAGTGATATGGTTCTACTTCTAAGTCAGG GAGTTATTGAAGAATATGATTCCCCGGCTAGATTGCTAGAAAACAAGTCATCATCTTTTGCACAGCTTGTGGCGGAGTACAGTATGAGATCAAAATGA